From the bacterium genome, the window CCTTGTTGTGCTCAGTCCATAGGGTGAACATAGCCTTCATTCTATCTTTTAGGTCTATGGGAATCATTTTTGTTTTCTCATAATAAGCTAGTTTTGCTTCCTCTTTTACTTTTTCCTCTTTCGCTTTCTTAAGGTCTGCTTCTGCTTGTGGTCTTTGATTAACTATCGCTTGTGTATCTTGCAGTTGCTTTTGAAGGGCAGAGAGCGTTCTATAACTGGGGCGGACTAGGAGGAAGAACATTGCTCCTGCAAATATGATGAATGCCAACAGCCCAGCAATTAGAACCTGTTGTCTTGTTAGCCTCTCTAACCTTATCATCATAATCACTCCCCTCCGATTTCTTGCTCCATTTCTCTTCTCTGTTGTAAGCCTGGGAGCCCTCCTCCTCTTCCCTCAGCTGGGGCTTTGGCACCTGGGGCTGCTTGGGGAGCCCCAGCTTGAGGAAGCGCTCCGGGAGCTCCCATTCCGACCATAGGTGGCATCATCCCGCCAGCGGTGGGGGCTGCAGCTGCTGCAGCTGTGGGAGGGGTAGGCGGGGTAAGGGGTTCCATAAGGTAGCAAATGACGCTTATGTTTATTGGACCCCCTGCTTGAGATGTCATTCCACCGCTAGCTGGAGGCATCATCCCGGGCATTCCTCCCATCATTCCTGGCATTCCACCCATTGGACCCTTACCCATCATCCCTGGCATACCGCCACCCATACCGGGCATAGCACCACCAGTGGAACCATAACCTGGTATACCGCTTAGCTGAACATCCGCGATTTTGGGGCATCTTAAGAGGTTTTGGAGATATCGGGCAACATCCTCAACGGAATTAGTAAATCCCTGGATACTAACAGTTCTTATTTCCTGTCCACCTCCACCCGGTCCACCTCCCATCATTCCCGGCATACCGCTCATCATCGGAGGGGCTCCTCCGCCTGAACCAGGCATACCCCCCATAGAACCCATTGGACCTTTGCCCATCATTCCCATCATTCCCCCTCCAGCCATTCCACCCCCGGAACCCAACTGTAAGGAGGTATAAGTAACCTTTGCATATGTATAGCGACGAATGGAATCCAAAAGGTCAGCAAGCTTCACAGGAAAATTCATTGTATCCTCAATGAACTTTGTTTTAGCCTTTATTGGTTCTATCTCCGACCTAATAGTCTGTGCTTCATTTTGTAGATTCTGCACTTCCTGAGCTTGTGCCTTGAGGGTTTCAAGTTCTTGATTTACCCTGTAGCCTTCTGTTGAGACGCGGTTATACCAGTAGGAGAAAGCAAGAAGCTCCAGCCCGAGGAGGATGAAGACGAGCATCAACAACTTCCTAACGATTTTCCTCTCTTTTACGAAGGCTGGTAATAAGTTGATTTTGATCATCGCTTACTCATCTCCTCCCTTACACGAAATCCCTTATCGCGAGCCCAATGGCAACGGCGAGAAGGGGAGAGATTTCGTTTAGATATAAAGGAGAGAGGCGAGGGTTTACCTTCATCCCCTTCAAAGAATCGCCAATTTCCACTGGGATGGCTAACTCTTGTTGGAAGAACTTGTCAATGTTTTTTATGAGTGCTCCTCCACCGCTCACTATCATCTTATCTATCTCCATCTCGCCCGCTTTGCTCCTTATATACTCAAAGGAGCGTCTAAGCTCGTTTACCATATCGCCTAAGGTCGGTAATATAGCCTCAAAAACCGACTCGGTTAGTTCCTTCTCCTCTGCTGGTTGTTCCCTTTCCACACTTTGAGGGGGAGGCGTTTCTTCTTCAGGGGGAAGTTCGTAAGCGGAGCCGAAGGGGAAGAAAGGTGGTTCTTCTTCCTCCGCTGGAGGGGTAGTAGGTGTTGTTGGAGCGAAGGTGGATACGTCGAGCTTTTCAACGAGGATGGAGGCATATCTTTTCTTTATTTTCTCCGCTTCCTCATCGGAAACTCCTAGAGCATTACCGATAGCAGATGTTATATTGTTTCCTCCGATTGTCAAAGTGCGAGTGAGTAGGGGGTTATCCTGTCTGATAACCGTGAGCTCCGACGACCTCGCTCCCATTTGTAATATCGCGATCGTTTTATCTCTCAGTTCTTGGTCTTTACTAACATAACATCTACCCAAAGCGAGGGGTTCTATATCAATCGCAACAGGTTCCAAACCGGCGAGCTCTA encodes:
- the pilM gene encoding type IV pilus assembly protein PilM, which encodes MPKPGGPASGIMLGLDLGSKFIKVAEVNAKGSELELLSAGILPTPSDLFSGDTIADPQGAAEIIKALLQQVGVHTNKVVISAKGQTSVVVRIIEVPKMREEELADAMRWEIERHVPFAATGAVTMDYAPLQPMDTIPDEGTGEVLMAVAEEGLIKTLVDTVELAGLEPVAIDIEPLALGRCYVSKDQELRDKTIAILQMGARSSELTVIRQDNPLLTRTLTIGGNNITSAIGNALGVSDEEAEKIKKRYASILVEKLDVSTFAPTTPTTPPAEEEEPPFFPFGSAYELPPEEETPPPQSVEREQPAEEKELTESVFEAILPTLGDMVNELRRSFEYIRSKAGEMEIDKMIVSGGGALIKNIDKFFQQELAIPVEIGDSLKGMKVNPRLSPLYLNEISPLLAVAIGLAIRDFV